DNA from Gammaproteobacteria bacterium:
CGAAGTCGAGGTGCTCAACAAGGCAAATGCAGCGCGCACCGACTGGGTCGTCGCCGTCACAGGCAAAGACGAGGACAACCTCGTCGCCTGCCAGCTCGCGAAGACCTTGGGTGCAAAGCATGTCATCGCACGGTTGAACGACCCGACGAATGCCCCCACGTTCGCAGCGCTCGGAGTCCCCGTCGTTGCCGTGACCGACATGATCGTGCGAGTCATCTCTCGAGAAGTGCAGCTCGAAGTCGAGAAGCTGGAGCGGGTGACGCTGCTCGCAAGAGGCGAGCTCAGCCTCGTCGAGGTCGACATCCCCGAGGGAACTCCGGTCCGACCTCTGAGCAAAGCAGCCCTGCCGGCCAAGACCGTCCTCGTGGCCTTGCTTCGTGAGGATGAGGTGTTCATCCCCCACGGTGGCACGGAGCTACGGCCCGGAGACAGAGTCCTGGCCGTCACCACGCTTCCTGAGGAAGATGAGCTACGGGACGCTCTCGGCGCGGGATCAGACCAGTGACTTCCCGTCCGAG
Protein-coding regions in this window:
- a CDS encoding TrkA family potassium uptake protein, with protein sequence MRAIVVGGGKVGGYLGKTLSKEGHTVTVVERSKPKGQRLGDTSNVLVIIGDGTEVEVLNKANAARTDWVVAVTGKDEDNLVACQLAKTLGAKHVIARLNDPTNAPTFAALGVPVVAVTDMIVRVISREVQLEVEKLERVTLLARGELSLVEVDIPEGTPVRPLSKAALPAKTVLVALLREDEVFIPHGGTELRPGDRVLAVTTLPEEDELRDALGAGSDQ